One genomic window of Streptomyces sp. NBC_01498 includes the following:
- a CDS encoding ABC transporter substrate-binding protein, with translation MNAHLRRAAVAAAATAMAVSLAACGSAKESGDSAKEPAKKDGPLTIGLLLPENQTARYEKFDKPLIEKKVSELTGGTGKIVYANAKQDASTQNQQADTMVTNKVDALIVDAVDSKAIAGSVQKAKDAGIPVIAFDRLAEGPIDGYVSFDNEEVGRVQGQALLDELGPKAKDGDIVMMNGAITDPNAALFKSGAKSVLDGKVTVGKEYDTKEWKPENANANMEAAITALGKDKIVGVYSANDGMAGGIITALQSAGIKPLPPVTGQDAELAGVQRIVAGEQFMSVYKPYPAEASVAAEMAVKVAKGESLDSLAKTKVDSPTTKGVPSVLVPVVSLTKDNIKDTVLKDGIYTIDEICTAKFKAQCDALGLS, from the coding sequence GTGAACGCACATCTCCGACGTGCTGCCGTGGCTGCCGCTGCCACCGCGATGGCCGTCTCGCTCGCCGCCTGTGGAAGCGCCAAGGAGTCCGGTGACTCCGCCAAGGAGCCCGCGAAGAAGGACGGGCCGCTGACCATCGGTCTGCTGCTGCCCGAGAACCAGACCGCGCGCTACGAGAAGTTCGACAAGCCGCTCATCGAGAAGAAGGTCAGCGAACTGACCGGCGGCACCGGCAAGATCGTCTACGCCAACGCGAAGCAGGACGCGTCGACGCAGAACCAGCAGGCCGACACCATGGTCACCAACAAGGTCGACGCGCTGATCGTGGACGCCGTGGACTCCAAGGCCATAGCGGGCTCCGTCCAGAAGGCCAAGGACGCCGGCATCCCGGTCATCGCCTTCGACCGCCTCGCCGAGGGCCCGATCGACGGCTACGTCTCCTTCGACAACGAAGAGGTCGGCCGTGTCCAGGGCCAGGCGCTCCTGGACGAGCTGGGCCCGAAGGCGAAGGACGGTGACATCGTCATGATGAACGGCGCCATCACCGACCCGAACGCCGCGCTCTTCAAGTCGGGCGCCAAGTCCGTCCTCGACGGCAAGGTGACCGTCGGCAAGGAGTACGACACCAAGGAGTGGAAGCCGGAGAACGCCAACGCCAACATGGAGGCGGCGATCACGGCCCTGGGCAAGGACAAGATCGTCGGCGTGTACTCCGCCAACGACGGCATGGCGGGCGGCATCATCACCGCCCTCCAGAGCGCCGGCATCAAGCCGCTGCCGCCCGTGACCGGCCAGGACGCCGAACTCGCCGGTGTGCAGCGCATCGTCGCCGGTGAGCAGTTCATGAGCGTCTACAAGCCCTACCCGGCCGAGGCGTCCGTCGCCGCCGAGATGGCCGTCAAGGTCGCCAAGGGCGAGAGCCTGGACTCCCTCGCCAAGACGAAGGTCGACAGCCCCACCACCAAGGGCGTCCCGTCGGTCCTCGTCCCGGTCGTCTCGCTGACCAAGGACAACATCAAGGACACGGTGCTGAAGGACGGCATCTACACGATCGACGAGATCTGCACGGCCAAGTTCAAGGCCCAGTGCGACGCCCTCGGCCTGAGCTGA
- a CDS encoding ROK family transcriptional regulator, with amino-acid sequence METPGSQSSLHRANLERVVRAVRMAGSLTQAEIARSTGLSAATVSNIVRELREGGTVEVTPTSAGGRRARSVSLSGDAGIVIGVDFGHTHLRVAVGNLAHQVLAEESEPLDVDASSAYGFGRAEELVERLIEATGIGRQKVIGVGLGVPGPIDVVSGTLGSTSILPGWTGINPSEELAGRLGVPVYVDNDANLGALGELVWGSGRGVKDLAYIKVASGVGAGLVMDGQIYRGPGGTAGEIGHITLDESGPVCRCGNRGCMETFTAARYVLPLLRSSHGRDLTMERVVQLAREGDPGCRRVIADVGRHIGSGVANLCNLLNPSRVVLGGDLAEAGELVLAPIRESVARYAIPSAARQLSVLPGALGGRAEVLGALALVLSEMGDSTLLESALPVGSPVFT; translated from the coding sequence GTGGAGACCCCAGGGTCGCAGTCGTCTCTGCACCGGGCGAATCTGGAGCGCGTCGTCCGCGCCGTACGCATGGCGGGTTCGCTCACCCAGGCCGAGATCGCCCGGAGCACCGGGCTGTCGGCCGCCACGGTCTCCAACATCGTCCGCGAGCTGCGGGAGGGCGGCACGGTCGAGGTGACCCCCACCTCGGCGGGCGGGCGCAGGGCCCGCAGTGTCTCGCTCAGCGGGGACGCGGGCATCGTCATCGGCGTCGACTTCGGCCACACCCATCTGCGGGTCGCCGTGGGCAATCTGGCCCACCAGGTCCTCGCCGAGGAGTCCGAACCGCTGGACGTGGACGCCTCGTCGGCCTACGGCTTCGGCCGGGCCGAGGAGTTGGTGGAGCGGCTCATCGAGGCCACCGGCATCGGCCGTCAGAAGGTCATCGGTGTGGGCCTCGGGGTGCCGGGCCCGATCGACGTCGTCTCGGGCACGCTCGGCTCCACCTCGATACTGCCGGGCTGGACGGGGATCAACCCCAGCGAGGAGCTGGCGGGCCGGCTCGGCGTGCCGGTGTACGTGGACAACGACGCCAATCTGGGCGCCCTCGGCGAACTGGTCTGGGGCAGCGGCCGGGGCGTGAAGGACCTCGCGTACATCAAGGTCGCCAGCGGTGTCGGCGCCGGTCTGGTCATGGACGGCCAGATCTACCGGGGACCGGGCGGTACGGCGGGCGAGATCGGCCACATCACGCTCGACGAGTCGGGCCCCGTCTGCCGCTGCGGCAACCGCGGCTGCATGGAGACGTTCACGGCCGCCCGCTACGTCCTGCCGCTGCTCCGCTCCAGCCACGGCCGCGACCTGACCATGGAGCGGGTCGTCCAGCTGGCCCGCGAGGGCGATCCGGGCTGCCGCCGGGTGATCGCCGACGTCGGCCGCCACATCGGCAGCGGCGTCGCCAATCTCTGCAACCTGCTCAACCCCAGCCGGGTGGTGCTCGGCGGCGACCTGGCGGAGGCCGGGGAGCTGGTCCTCGCGCCCATCAGGGAGTCCGTCGCCCGGTACGCGATCCCGAGCGCGGCCCGGCAGCTCTCGGTGCTCCCCGGGGCCCTCGGCGGACGCGCGGAGGTACTGGGCGCGCTCGCCCTCGTGCTGAGCGAGATGGGCGATTCGACCCTTCTGGAGAGCGCCCTGCCCGTGGGCTCTCCTGTCTTCACTTAG
- a CDS encoding carbohydrate ABC transporter permease produces MKTTDTPPAALPGEPQDRPPVTEVAAPPEKDRREGTVLNVFSHGVLVIWALLVVLPLLWAVMSSFKDDDSILSSPWALPDRLHFENWSRAWTQAHMSDYFLNTLLVVGGSLIGTLVLGSMAAYVLARFDFPGNRFIYFLFIGGMSFPIILALVPLFFVMNNMGLLNTTHGLILVYIAYSLPFTVFFLSSFFRTLPTSVAEAAIIDGASHTRTFFQIMLPMAKPGLISVGIFNFLGQWNQYMLPTVLNTDPEKKVLSQGLVQLAVSQGYKGDYSGLFAGLVMAMLPVLAAYIIFQRQVVAGLTAGALK; encoded by the coding sequence ATGAAGACCACTGACACGCCTCCGGCCGCGCTGCCCGGGGAGCCGCAGGACCGGCCGCCGGTGACGGAGGTGGCGGCGCCGCCGGAGAAGGACCGGCGTGAGGGCACCGTCCTCAATGTGTTCTCGCACGGTGTGCTGGTCATCTGGGCGCTGCTGGTCGTGCTGCCGCTGCTGTGGGCGGTGATGTCCTCCTTCAAGGACGACGACTCCATCCTCAGCTCGCCGTGGGCGCTGCCGGACCGGCTCCACTTCGAGAACTGGTCGCGGGCCTGGACCCAGGCGCACATGAGCGACTACTTCCTGAACACTCTTCTGGTGGTGGGCGGCTCGCTGATCGGCACGCTGGTGCTCGGCTCGATGGCCGCGTACGTGCTGGCGCGCTTCGACTTCCCCGGGAACCGGTTCATCTACTTCCTCTTCATCGGGGGGATGAGCTTCCCGATCATCCTGGCGCTGGTCCCGCTGTTCTTCGTCATGAACAACATGGGGCTGCTGAACACCACGCACGGGCTGATCCTGGTCTACATCGCCTACTCGCTGCCGTTCACGGTGTTCTTCCTGTCGTCCTTCTTCAGGACGCTGCCGACGTCCGTGGCGGAGGCGGCGATCATCGACGGCGCCTCGCACACGAGGACCTTCTTCCAGATCATGCTGCCGATGGCGAAGCCGGGTCTGATCAGCGTGGGGATCTTCAACTTCCTCGGGCAGTGGAACCAGTACATGCTGCCCACGGTCCTCAACACCGACCCGGAGAAGAAGGTGCTCTCGCAGGGTCTGGTGCAGCTGGCCGTCAGCCAGGGCTACAAGGGCGACTACTCGGGGCTGTTCGCCGGACTGGTGATGGCGATGCTGCCGGTGCTCGCCGCGTACATCATCTTCCAGCGCCAGGTCGTCGCGGGCCTGACGGCGGGAGCGCTCAAGTAG
- a CDS encoding carbohydrate ABC transporter permease yields the protein MQHGKYRFIVGFLVAPLVLYAVFVIWPFIQSIYYSFTDWTGLSSDFTMVGFDNYTKMFQDDVFWKSLQHSLIFVLLLPLVTLGLALFLAFMINVGGRQRKGAAIRGVRGSSFYKIAYFFPQVLSIAIVALLFQFAYNPESGAINAALSAVGLGDVQPLWLGDPDLALWCVMAVLIWSTVGFFVVLFSAGMASIPKDYYEAALLDGADRFTTFFRITLPLLWDTVQAGWIYMGILALGAEAFAVVQIMTIGPGGGGPDYSTTVLPLYVYQTAFRDAQAGYATTIGVALLVVTLSFAAVVTKLGRRERLEF from the coding sequence ATGCAGCACGGTAAATACCGGTTCATTGTGGGGTTTCTTGTCGCCCCTCTGGTGTTGTACGCGGTCTTTGTCATCTGGCCGTTCATCCAGTCCATCTACTACTCGTTCACGGACTGGACGGGGCTGAGTTCCGATTTCACGATGGTGGGCTTCGACAACTACACGAAGATGTTTCAGGACGACGTCTTCTGGAAGTCCTTGCAGCACAGCCTGATCTTCGTGCTGCTGCTGCCGCTGGTGACGCTCGGCCTGGCGCTGTTCCTCGCCTTCATGATCAATGTCGGCGGGCGGCAGCGGAAAGGCGCGGCGATCAGAGGGGTCCGCGGTTCGTCCTTCTACAAGATCGCCTATTTCTTCCCGCAGGTGCTTTCCATCGCGATCGTCGCGCTGCTTTTCCAGTTCGCGTACAACCCGGAGAGCGGCGCCATCAACGCGGCGCTCTCCGCGGTGGGTCTGGGCGACGTCCAGCCGCTCTGGCTGGGTGATCCGGATCTCGCGCTCTGGTGTGTGATGGCGGTGCTGATCTGGAGCACGGTCGGTTTCTTCGTCGTGCTCTTCTCCGCCGGAATGGCGTCCATTCCGAAGGACTACTACGAGGCGGCGCTGCTGGACGGCGCGGACCGGTTCACCACCTTCTTCCGGATCACGCTGCCGCTGCTCTGGGACACCGTGCAGGCGGGCTGGATCTACATGGGCATCCTGGCGCTGGGTGCCGAGGCGTTCGCGGTCGTGCAGATCATGACCATCGGACCGGGCGGCGGCGGACCGGACTACTCGACCACGGTGCTGCCGCTGTACGTCTACCAAACGGCCTTCCGGGACGCGCAGGCCGGTTATGCCACAACGATCGGTGTCGCCCTGCTGGTGGTGACGCTGTCCTTCGCGGCAGTCGTGACGAAGCTGGGCCGGCGCGAGCGGCTGGAGTTCTGA
- the ngcE gene encoding N-acetylglucosamine/diacetylchitobiose ABC transporter substrate-binding protein yields the protein MGTTSAHSNEGLDRRDLIKRSAAVGLITVPTMGFLASCASSGSDNDEKVEKGKTSAKNPLGANETAALDVVIFNGGFGEQYAIDAEKRYNKAFPKAPKVKHAATEKIQSTLQPRFNGGTPPDLIDNSGAEQMDMGVLVGKKQLTDLTALMDAPSYDDPAKKVRDTLRPGIVEMGQFDGDPVWIMYYAYTVYGVWYSQKALENLDAAYPETWDDMLALCAKAKKKGIAGWTYAGKHPYYIPFSLYPFIAKIGGTEVLDKIDNLEPNAWKDPAVKTAFEAYYELFKKGYILQGTPGLDHIQSQTAWTKGKALFIPNGSWVENEAANTMPADFNLAVGAPSGMDASDKMPFGTLWASGGEPFIVPQKAKNPQGGMELLRIMLSEESSKNFTSQVKSLTAYNGGTDGIELTPGLTSAVGALEKAGTNVVNPRLQDWYVKLQKEQIGVAGLGEMMAGRATPAETIKKIQGFADAAAKDQSVKHYKHQ from the coding sequence ATGGGAACCACCTCCGCTCACAGCAACGAGGGCCTGGACCGTCGTGATCTGATCAAGCGCTCGGCCGCCGTCGGCCTGATCACCGTGCCGACCATGGGTTTCCTGGCGTCCTGCGCGAGCAGCGGCAGTGACAACGACGAGAAGGTCGAGAAGGGCAAGACCTCGGCGAAGAACCCCCTCGGAGCCAACGAGACGGCGGCGCTCGATGTCGTCATCTTCAACGGCGGCTTCGGCGAGCAGTACGCCATCGACGCGGAGAAGCGGTACAACAAGGCCTTCCCGAAGGCGCCGAAGGTCAAGCACGCGGCGACCGAGAAGATCCAGTCCACCCTCCAGCCGAGGTTCAACGGCGGCACCCCGCCGGACCTGATCGACAACTCGGGCGCCGAACAGATGGACATGGGCGTCCTGGTGGGCAAGAAGCAGCTCACCGACCTCACCGCCCTGATGGACGCCCCGTCCTACGACGACCCGGCGAAGAAGGTCCGCGACACCCTGCGCCCAGGCATCGTGGAGATGGGCCAGTTCGACGGCGACCCCGTCTGGATCATGTACTACGCGTACACGGTCTACGGCGTCTGGTACTCGCAGAAGGCGCTGGAGAACCTCGACGCGGCCTACCCCGAGACCTGGGACGACATGCTGGCGCTCTGCGCCAAGGCGAAGAAGAAGGGCATCGCGGGCTGGACGTACGCGGGCAAGCACCCGTACTACATCCCGTTCTCGCTCTACCCCTTCATCGCCAAGATCGGCGGCACCGAGGTCCTCGACAAGATCGACAACCTGGAGCCGAACGCCTGGAAGGACCCGGCCGTCAAGACGGCCTTCGAGGCGTACTACGAGCTGTTCAAGAAGGGCTACATCCTTCAGGGCACCCCCGGCCTCGACCACATCCAGTCGCAGACCGCCTGGACCAAGGGCAAGGCCCTCTTCATCCCGAACGGCTCCTGGGTGGAGAACGAGGCGGCCAACACCATGCCGGCCGACTTCAACCTCGCCGTCGGCGCGCCGTCCGGCATGGACGCCTCCGACAAGATGCCCTTCGGTACCCTCTGGGCGTCCGGCGGTGAGCCCTTCATCGTGCCGCAGAAGGCCAAGAACCCCCAGGGTGGCATGGAGTTGCTGCGCATCATGCTCAGCGAGGAGTCGTCCAAGAACTTCACCTCGCAGGTGAAGTCGCTGACCGCCTACAACGGCGGCACGGACGGCATCGAGCTGACCCCCGGCCTCACGTCCGCCGTCGGCGCGCTGGAGAAGGCGGGGACGAACGTCGTCAACCCGCGTCTCCAGGACTGGTACGTCAAGCTCCAGAAGGAGCAGATCGGTGTCGCCGGTCTCGGCGAGATGATGGCCGGGCGCGCCACCCCCGCGGAGACCATCAAGAAGATCCAGGGTTTCGCGGATGCCGCCGCGAAGGACCAGTCCGTCAAGCACTACAAGCACCAGTGA